In Mercenaria mercenaria strain notata chromosome 13, MADL_Memer_1, whole genome shotgun sequence, a single window of DNA contains:
- the LOC123529195 gene encoding twitchin-like — MENNAVPILGYRIYRRLKTNPDGWTKVGKVSADELEFRITDLTPNMRYIFGVSSKGKNGKSTIVETQSTTLKKQPVRPGAPTELDVAKRTSSSITLSWKPPRKSGYSRIHTYYLMMKDCEGNSAWTYLTTLQAFDRFMDYKVTGLKPNHQYRFRVNAENSAGLGPHAETITLETTDVEAGNPFNTNEFH; from the exons ATGGAAAACAACGCCGTGCCAATACTAGGATACCGGATATACAGACGGCTTAAAACGAACCCAGACGGCTGGACAAAAG TGGGAAAAGTGTCAGCAGACGAGCTAGAATTTCGTATAACTGATTTGACTCCAAACATGAGATACATATTTGGTGTTTCTTCTAAGGGAAAGAATGGGAAAAGCACAATTGTTGAAACACAGTCGACTACTCTAAAGAAACAGCCCG TGAGACCCGGAGCACCAACAGAGCTAGACGTGGCTAAAAGAACCAGTTCAAGCATAACACTGAGCTGGAAGCCTCCCAGGAAAAGTGGTTACTCCAGGATTCATACCTACTACCTGATGATGAAGGACTGTGAAGGAAACTCGGCCTGGACGTACCTGACAACATTACAAGCCTTTGACAGGTTTATGGATTATAAAGTCACAGGTCTGAAACCTAATCATCAATACAGGTTTAGAGTGAATGCTGAAAATTCCGCCGGCCTTGGGCCTCATGCAGAAACAATAACATTGGAAACAACTGATGTTGAAGCAGGTAATCCATTCAACACTAATGAATTTCATTAG
- the LOC128547760 gene encoding titin-like yields the protein MQNNHETKRSQSWYSRISHNAITLSWRPPDQDGGKPISGYAVEYKEKNEKRWHKAGVCEADKNRIIVSSLQEDIEYVFRVAAINIVGNSKQLVGAKVRTKILEIPLSRRSSFQLQSSRDISRDSSRGRPSVGDALERDINQTSTDIEGDILRKKLEGLDPELEADPFVPKSDFFTYDETNSGNISNRHGDNKTRHSEFSPLPAPPSSDSNGKGKKRSGPTEIGAKRRHSDYSPLPKPKSRQYGNVRLRQLVESDIDSEDDGNNEDDFSMDEKGRNGVQVNNDRSITDFKGQDGVIRHQPTPSNIAYKHSRY from the exons ATGCAGAACAACCATGAAACCAAAAGGTCCCAGTCATGGTATTCAAGAATATCCCATAATGCAATCACATTGTCATGGCGTCCACCAGATCAAGATGGAGGCAAACCTATCTCCGGGTACGCAGTCGAATAtaaggaaaagaatgaaaaaaggtGGCATAAAGCTGGAGTGTGTGAAGCGGACAAGAATCGGATAATTGTATCTTCATTACAAGAAGACATCGAATACGTATTCAGGGTAGCAGCAATAAATATAGTCGGAAACAGTAAGCAACTAGTCGGAGCCAAAGTGAGAACGAAAATTCTCGAAATACCACTAT CACGAAGATCGTCCTTCCAGTTGCAATCTAGTAGAGATATCAGCCGAGATTCGTCAAGAGGTAGGCCGTCAGTTGGAGATGCTTTGGAAAGAGATATCAATCAAACATCGACTGACATAGAAGGAGATATTCTCCGAAAGAAGTTAGAGGGTCTAGATCCAGAGCTGGAGGCGGATCCATTTGTACCAAAAAGTGACTTCTTTACGTATGATGAAACTAATTCGGGAAATATCTCCAACAGACATGGAGATAATAAAACCCGTCACTCTGAATTTTCACCGTTACCGGCACCTCCGTCGTCTGATTCAAACGGAAAAGGAAAGAAACGTTCAGGACCAACGGAAATCGGTGCAAAACGCAGACATTCTGATTATTCACCTCTGCCAAAGCCTAAATCACGTCAGTATGGTAATGTTAGATTAAGACAGTTAGTCGAAAGTGACATTGACTCTGAAGATGATGGTAATAATGAAGATGACTTTTCGATGGACGAAAAAGGGAGAAATGGGGTTCAGGTAAACAATGACAGATCGATAACGGACTTTAAAGGACAGGATGGAGTTATACGTCACCAGCCAACACCTTCAAATATAGCATATAAACATAGCCGCTATTGA